Proteins encoded in a region of the Dreissena polymorpha isolate Duluth1 chromosome 6, UMN_Dpol_1.0, whole genome shotgun sequence genome:
- the LOC127834116 gene encoding uncharacterized protein LOC127834116, with the protein MNELAAVVDGSSSTNAAVRYPAWCWRNWKLFIGEHFNALPGIWKNQFFRVSSVYPGVVMAKTCSDGEETSVFIEEPRFPLHEHRPSNCAQLLAPGLSAARRDYLRDNVRPLLSARGHEGFACRVRKM; encoded by the exons ATGAACGAGTTGGCAGCGGTTGTGGACGGATCGAGTAGCACTAACGCTGCAGTTCGTTACCCAGCGTGGTGCTGGCGTAACTGGAAGTTGTTCATAGGCGAACACTTCAATGCGCTACCTGGCATATG GAAAAATCAGTTCTTCCGAGTGTCGTCTGTCTACCCCGGCGTTGTCATGGCGAAGACATGCAGCGACGGTGAAGAAACCTCTGTGTTTATTGAAGAACCCAGGTTTCCTCTTCACGAACATCGACCGTCCAACTGTGCACAGCTGCTCGCTCCCGGATTATCTGCAGCACGGCGCGACTACTTGCGTGATAAcgtgcgacctctattgtcagcTCGGGGTCATGAAGGcttcgcgtgccgtgttagaaaaatgtga